From a single Chitinispirillales bacterium ANBcel5 genomic region:
- a CDS encoding alpha/beta hydrolase → MQPHKLKTVVVLTLLLLAFFITVNGQTRFRDVVFPDVTRQDDIVYSIVENNNGNLDTLKFDFYSPEGDTVPERPLLIAIHGGGFMTGSRKDELIEAFSINMALRGYAVASISYRLATLGTGQLFPDFEQAINDAVIDSREAVRFFRANAQEYGIDTSKIVSGGHSAGAITALNHSLLPELPDDASESEHPYAISAVLSFSGAIGDTLLLQTASIPVFSAHETGDTVVPYGVGHPFSIPLLPPMYGSAVIHEALDELNIDNKLLTYEGRGHGLEGHWEEIVNEASLFLYNLFNGSTSIASTRNVRNLSSNSVKDQRSMQINLRNNLGSGNYYDLRGRRVNRTNTPNRIHGAGAYLRVEPSHK, encoded by the coding sequence ATGCAGCCACACAAATTGAAAACGGTAGTAGTGCTGACCTTATTACTGCTGGCTTTCTTCATAACAGTAAACGGACAAACACGTTTCAGAGACGTCGTGTTTCCTGATGTTACAAGGCAGGATGATATTGTATACAGCATTGTGGAGAATAACAACGGTAACCTTGACACACTGAAATTCGATTTTTATTCTCCTGAAGGTGATACCGTTCCAGAACGGCCCCTTCTGATTGCAATCCACGGCGGTGGTTTTATGACTGGATCGCGTAAGGATGAACTAATCGAGGCATTTTCCATAAATATGGCTCTGCGGGGATATGCCGTTGCCTCCATTAGCTACCGCCTCGCGACATTGGGAACAGGACAATTGTTTCCTGATTTCGAACAGGCGATCAATGATGCAGTTATCGACTCGCGTGAAGCGGTACGTTTTTTCAGGGCAAATGCTCAGGAGTATGGTATCGATACATCAAAGATAGTTAGCGGCGGACATAGCGCAGGAGCAATAACCGCGCTTAACCACTCACTATTGCCGGAACTACCTGATGATGCCAGTGAATCTGAGCACCCCTATGCAATCAGTGCGGTACTGAGTTTCAGTGGCGCGATCGGTGATACTCTACTGCTGCAAACAGCTTCTATTCCTGTATTCAGCGCACATGAAACAGGTGATACGGTCGTACCTTATGGGGTAGGCCACCCATTTAGCATACCACTATTACCACCAATGTATGGAAGTGCTGTTATTCATGAAGCCCTCGACGAACTGAATATTGACAATAAATTATTAACCTATGAAGGAAGAGGACATGGGTTAGAAGGACACTGGGAAGAGATTGTGAATGAGGCATCTCTTTTCCTCTACAACCTGTTTAATGGTAGCACATCAATTGCGTCAACCAGAAACGTAAGGAACCTATCCTCAAATTCTGTAAAGGATCAAAGAAGCATGCAGATCAATTTACGTAATAATCTTGGATCGGGCAACTATTATGATCTCAGGGGGCGAAGGGTTAACAGAACGAATACACCTAACCGGATTCATGGAGCGGGTGCGTATCTGCGAGTCGAACCATCTCACAAGTAA